One part of the Polyangiaceae bacterium genome encodes these proteins:
- a CDS encoding protein kinase yields MSRDATRRPSAPPEELASGVRVETLHPNGEAPVPKAPSASSSLAADETLAATNTRTALGIALQSRPTRFDPIGHLDEGGMGEVLLAVDKPLSRLVAVKRLHARLEHNLEQRARFTREVRIQSRLNHPGVVPLFEAGSNQGLPYFAMKRVHGRVLSEILASSRLGDEATLQRFDQHRLLQDFARLAWTVAFAHSQGVVHRDIKPSNVMLGEYGEVYLLDWGVASQPRSDASVVTPLGNAPADLTDPTQALGTPAYMSPEHARGGGEVEPSSDVFALGAILFEVLTHKRLNPGSGANEAMQLAATPTERRALELMTTAGTPPPLQDLVLRTIAFEANERPSARELATSVERFLAERIDFEDRRQRAEAEREQAVRLLANSEQGHVLDALRALNRASALSPNESDAPSLLARLLLRADALDPRYLIDLDSRLQAHRTDAARWSLRAMLPVGVFAAMLIWLAGGLRLAILPAMVSFMLLAAWLTRASRQSRLPDWHYYVSGPLGALAASSLAVVAGPFALPPLGVLAHFPLLFMNSRAGRKMRAIQIAVALAAIYVPFALQLAGVLPSTYHVENGVLIITPMGMEVTSTKLWLFVAGGSLVLTTAALVFLGRLSQQMERAQRQLFAQRWVLARMVPQLAQSMDSPAASQSTQTHDSKTAKGRPSTGSAGVGQAPEQAGDAKKAAAKLVKGDR; encoded by the coding sequence ATGAGTCGCGACGCGACCAGAAGGCCCTCGGCGCCTCCTGAAGAGCTTGCGTCAGGCGTGCGAGTGGAAACCTTGCACCCCAACGGCGAGGCTCCGGTGCCCAAGGCGCCCTCGGCTTCGAGCAGCTTGGCGGCTGACGAAACCCTGGCTGCAACCAACACGCGCACAGCACTCGGGATAGCGCTGCAGAGCCGTCCCACGCGCTTCGATCCCATTGGGCACCTCGACGAGGGCGGCATGGGCGAGGTGTTGCTGGCGGTCGATAAGCCGCTTAGCCGTCTGGTGGCGGTGAAGCGCTTACACGCGCGCTTGGAACACAACCTCGAGCAGCGCGCGCGCTTCACCCGGGAAGTCCGCATTCAGAGTCGGTTGAATCACCCGGGCGTCGTGCCCCTGTTCGAGGCCGGTTCGAATCAGGGCCTGCCCTACTTCGCGATGAAGCGGGTGCACGGACGCGTGCTGAGTGAGATCTTGGCATCGAGCCGACTTGGTGACGAAGCGACGCTTCAGCGCTTCGATCAGCATCGCCTGCTCCAAGACTTCGCGCGCCTGGCCTGGACAGTCGCATTCGCGCATAGCCAGGGCGTAGTGCACCGAGACATCAAACCCTCCAACGTGATGCTCGGAGAGTATGGCGAGGTGTACCTCCTCGACTGGGGTGTCGCGAGCCAACCTCGAAGCGACGCGTCGGTGGTGACTCCCCTCGGCAACGCCCCCGCTGACCTCACGGACCCGACCCAGGCCCTCGGCACCCCGGCATATATGTCGCCGGAGCACGCGCGGGGGGGAGGTGAGGTCGAGCCGAGCAGCGACGTGTTCGCCCTCGGGGCGATCCTGTTCGAGGTCTTGACGCACAAGCGCCTAAACCCCGGCTCGGGAGCCAACGAGGCAATGCAGCTCGCGGCAACGCCTACCGAACGGCGTGCGCTGGAGCTGATGACCACAGCCGGAACGCCGCCGCCGCTGCAAGACCTCGTGCTTCGAACCATCGCGTTCGAAGCCAACGAACGCCCGAGCGCGCGAGAACTGGCGACCAGCGTGGAACGTTTCCTCGCGGAACGCATCGACTTCGAGGACCGTCGGCAACGCGCTGAGGCGGAGCGGGAACAGGCAGTGCGCTTGCTCGCCAACTCCGAGCAAGGCCACGTATTGGATGCGCTGAGAGCCCTGAATCGTGCAAGCGCGCTGAGCCCGAACGAAAGTGACGCGCCCAGCTTGCTCGCTCGCTTGTTGCTGCGTGCCGACGCTCTCGACCCTCGCTACCTGATAGACCTGGACTCGCGCCTGCAGGCTCATCGCACCGACGCCGCGCGCTGGTCCTTGCGAGCGATGCTACCTGTCGGTGTCTTCGCGGCGATGCTGATCTGGCTGGCCGGTGGTCTGAGGCTCGCGATCCTGCCCGCAATGGTCTCGTTCATGTTACTAGCTGCGTGGCTGACCAGGGCGAGCCGACAGTCTCGGCTGCCTGACTGGCACTACTACGTCAGTGGACCGCTTGGAGCGCTGGCCGCGTCGAGCTTGGCAGTGGTCGCAGGCCCATTCGCACTCCCACCGCTAGGTGTGCTCGCGCACTTTCCCCTGCTGTTCATGAACTCTCGCGCGGGGCGCAAGATGCGGGCAATCCAGATAGCGGTCGCGCTCGCGGCGATCTACGTGCCGTTCGCGCTTCAGCTCGCTGGTGTCCTACCAAGTACTTACCACGTAGAAAATGGCGTCTTGATCATCACCCCCATGGGAATGGAGGTGACAAGCACCAAGCTTTGGCTCTTCGTTGCAGGCGGAAGCCTGGTGCTCACGACGGCAGCTTTGGTCTTCCTTGGGCGGCTCTCTCAGCAAATGGAGCGAGCCCAGCGCCAGCTGTTTGCGCAGCGCTGGGTTCTGGCGCGCATGGTGCCCCAGCTCGCTCAGTCGATGGACTCACCGGCTGCGAGCCAATCCACGCAAACGCACGACTCGAAGACCGCCAAGGGGAGGCCTAGCACCGGGTCTGCTGGGGTGGGACAAGCGCCCGAGCAGGCCGGTGATGCGAAGAAAGCTGCTGCCAAGTTGGTGAAGGGCGATCGATAG
- a CDS encoding alpha/beta hydrolase, with translation MSVLQEVLLQTSPLQSALLRKLVRLPAPIQRKLAGGPAPEVDGNRLAPEVELLLAALNAVGESTPSGESVERARREVAITWPLLGPKSPPMHTVEDTFIANAAGNPMRLRSYIPQGITEPSPALVYFHGGGWVLGDIDTHDPVTRCLASDLGMPVFSVDYRLAPEHPFPAGLEDAQLAFSWVRKHAPRYGVDPGRIAVGGDSAGGNFAAVTCQQLLLRGEATPAAQLLLYPGTDFRLQTRSMQVFAKGYVLERANIDWYRERYFGDQDPTLDPRGSPVLAPSLAGLPPAVIVTAGFDVLRDEGEAYAEALSRAGVSVEYSCARDQIHGFANMAGAVPTARQALRDAAARLSRFLVA, from the coding sequence ATGTCCGTGCTCCAGGAAGTCTTGCTCCAGACCTCACCGTTGCAATCGGCGCTGCTGCGTAAGTTGGTTCGACTCCCCGCCCCGATTCAACGCAAGCTAGCGGGCGGACCAGCTCCAGAGGTCGACGGCAATCGCCTCGCCCCAGAGGTCGAGCTGCTGCTCGCCGCGCTCAACGCCGTTGGTGAATCCACACCCAGCGGAGAATCCGTCGAGCGCGCCCGGCGAGAGGTAGCGATCACATGGCCTCTGCTCGGTCCGAAGTCGCCGCCCATGCATACGGTGGAAGATACGTTCATCGCCAACGCTGCGGGCAACCCGATGCGGTTGCGGAGCTATATTCCGCAAGGAATCACGGAACCCTCTCCGGCGCTCGTGTACTTTCATGGGGGTGGCTGGGTGTTGGGTGACATCGATACGCATGACCCCGTTACGCGTTGCCTCGCGAGCGACTTGGGCATGCCCGTGTTCTCCGTCGACTATCGCCTCGCGCCGGAACATCCCTTTCCAGCGGGCCTCGAGGACGCGCAGCTTGCATTTTCGTGGGTACGCAAGCACGCGCCACGCTACGGCGTGGACCCGGGGCGAATCGCCGTAGGGGGAGACAGCGCAGGAGGGAACTTCGCTGCGGTGACCTGTCAGCAGCTGCTGCTGCGCGGAGAAGCAACACCCGCGGCCCAGCTGCTACTTTACCCTGGCACCGACTTCCGCCTACAGACGCGAAGCATGCAGGTCTTCGCCAAGGGCTATGTGCTCGAACGAGCGAATATCGACTGGTATCGAGAGCGCTACTTTGGCGATCAGGATCCAACCTTGGACCCCCGGGGCTCGCCAGTGCTGGCACCCAGTCTCGCCGGGCTCCCTCCGGCGGTGATCGTCACCGCGGGCTTCGATGTCCTGCGAGACGAAGGTGAAGCCTACGCGGAAGCGTTGAGTCGCGCGGGTGTTTCCGTGGAGTACAGCTGCGCCCGGGACCAGATTCATGGTTTTGCGAACATGGCCGGTGCCGTGCCAACGGCTCGCCAGGCACTGCGGGACGCGGCTGCGCGGCTTTCCCGCTTCTTGGTTGCCTAG
- a CDS encoding redoxin domain-containing protein, producing the protein MSHDSLSKASDPSTNTEPSDASDVEPSDAEPSDAEPSESAPVDASAGQEPRGHRRKWLSWVLQAGVVILIYFAASTWRTHSLLPTDGTVQAPPLELQTVDGQRFGLEELKGKRVQVHFWATWCTVCRQEFGALNSVYENLGSDEAMVSIVADSEDPAAIAQFVREHGIKYPVLMGNAEALRAYHIEAFPTNYYLDSQGRIRGTDVGMSTRWGMSKRIGCAR; encoded by the coding sequence ATGAGCCACGATTCACTCAGCAAGGCGTCCGATCCGAGCACGAACACAGAGCCGTCGGACGCGTCAGACGTCGAGCCGTCAGATGCAGAGCCGTCAGATGCAGAGCCGTCGGAGTCCGCGCCCGTGGACGCTTCCGCAGGGCAAGAGCCGCGCGGCCACCGCCGCAAATGGCTGAGCTGGGTACTGCAAGCCGGCGTAGTCATCCTGATCTACTTCGCAGCGAGCACCTGGCGCACGCACTCTCTGTTGCCCACGGACGGCACAGTCCAGGCACCACCACTCGAGTTACAAACGGTGGATGGTCAGCGCTTCGGGCTCGAAGAGCTAAAAGGCAAACGCGTCCAGGTTCACTTCTGGGCCACCTGGTGCACCGTGTGTCGTCAGGAGTTTGGAGCGCTGAACTCAGTCTACGAAAACTTGGGCTCCGACGAGGCGATGGTGTCCATCGTGGCTGACTCCGAAGATCCCGCAGCCATCGCCCAGTTCGTGCGTGAACACGGCATCAAGTACCCGGTGCTGATGGGCAACGCGGAAGCGCTGCGCGCGTACCACATCGAGGCTTTCCCCACGAATTACTACCTGGACTCCCAAGGGCGGATCCGCGGCACGGACGTCGGGATGAGTACGCGCTGGGGCATGTCGAAACGCATCGGCTGCGCGCGCTAG
- a CDS encoding peptidase M14 codes for MSTPLSNLSHGFRQKYLNYAELTDQLRAWADAFPGLVRLESIGRSGEGRDLWLLVIGPEPERSRPAVWVDGNMHASEVMGSSAALGIAEDVLRLHLEPDAELHGLPEHVRKRLKEVLFYVLPRISPDGAEEVLKTGRWLRSVPRDNRPDGGQPHWKLEDVDGDGRALLMRKQAACGDFVATPDGRMRRRRLEDAGPYYLVYPEGVIEHFDGVHVPTPTMLSDHAPDLNRNFPYAWAPEHEQLGAGDYPGSEPESRAVLEYTTRLTSLFAWLNFHTFGGVFIRPRGDVADNKMDQGDLAIFKQLEAWATEFTGYPVVSGYEEFTYEPDKPLRGDMSDYGYHQRGAMAYVVELWDFFKQIGMERKHPFVHAYSHASESDHERAVEWDKQHNHGRIFQPWKAFSHPQLGEVEVGGLLPLVGIWNPPYERIDDVCNAQSACFLRVAALCPHLELTIEQHRLGDDTYRIDCRLENVGYLATYGIPSAKKLDWNTAPIVEIELPPSAELVSPSGRIQSLDHLEGWGRGYYASAIHYPRSSSGSVAVRSFVVRGQGELEVRAGCPRTGYSHERVTLARS; via the coding sequence ATGTCGACGCCGCTCAGCAACCTCAGCCACGGTTTCCGTCAGAAGTACCTCAACTACGCCGAGCTGACGGATCAGCTGCGCGCCTGGGCTGATGCGTTCCCTGGGCTCGTCCGCCTCGAGAGCATCGGACGGTCTGGCGAGGGGCGCGACCTTTGGTTGCTGGTGATCGGTCCCGAGCCTGAGCGCAGCCGACCCGCGGTGTGGGTCGACGGGAACATGCACGCCTCGGAAGTAATGGGCTCCAGCGCGGCGCTGGGGATCGCTGAAGACGTCTTGCGGCTCCATCTGGAGCCCGACGCTGAGCTGCATGGCTTGCCCGAGCATGTGCGGAAACGCTTGAAGGAAGTGCTGTTCTACGTGCTGCCCCGCATCTCCCCGGATGGTGCGGAGGAGGTACTGAAGACTGGCCGTTGGCTGCGTTCGGTTCCGCGCGATAACAGACCGGACGGGGGACAACCGCACTGGAAGCTCGAAGACGTAGATGGCGACGGCCGCGCACTCTTGATGCGCAAGCAAGCCGCATGCGGTGATTTCGTCGCCACGCCGGATGGCCGCATGCGTCGCAGGCGGCTGGAAGACGCAGGACCGTACTACCTGGTGTACCCCGAGGGCGTGATCGAGCACTTCGATGGAGTGCACGTGCCAACGCCGACCATGCTCAGTGATCATGCTCCGGACTTGAACCGGAATTTCCCCTACGCCTGGGCTCCAGAGCACGAGCAGCTCGGCGCGGGTGACTACCCGGGGAGCGAACCGGAGTCACGCGCGGTGCTGGAGTACACCACACGCCTCACGTCGCTGTTCGCCTGGCTGAACTTCCACACCTTCGGTGGTGTCTTCATCCGCCCGCGCGGTGACGTCGCTGACAACAAGATGGACCAAGGCGACTTGGCGATCTTCAAGCAGCTCGAGGCGTGGGCGACGGAGTTCACCGGCTATCCCGTCGTGAGCGGCTACGAGGAGTTCACGTACGAACCGGACAAGCCGCTACGCGGCGACATGAGCGACTACGGCTATCACCAGCGAGGCGCGATGGCCTACGTGGTTGAGCTGTGGGACTTCTTCAAGCAAATCGGCATGGAGCGCAAACACCCCTTCGTGCACGCCTACAGCCATGCATCCGAGAGCGACCACGAGCGCGCGGTCGAGTGGGACAAGCAACACAACCACGGACGCATCTTCCAACCCTGGAAGGCGTTCTCTCACCCCCAACTCGGGGAAGTCGAAGTGGGTGGGCTGTTGCCCCTCGTAGGGATCTGGAACCCGCCCTATGAGCGCATCGACGACGTCTGCAATGCGCAGAGCGCTTGTTTCCTCCGGGTAGCAGCTTTGTGCCCACACCTCGAACTCACGATCGAGCAACATCGGCTAGGGGACGACACCTACCGCATCGACTGCCGCCTCGAGAACGTCGGCTACCTCGCCACGTACGGCATCCCCTCCGCAAAAAAGCTCGACTGGAACACAGCGCCGATCGTGGAAATCGAGCTGCCCCCCAGCGCGGAGCTAGTCAGCCCGAGTGGCCGTATCCAATCCTTGGATCACCTCGAGGGTTGGGGGAGAGGCTACTACGCCTCCGCCATTCACTACCCGCGCAGCTCCAGTGGGAGCGTCGCCGTGAGGAGCTTCGTGGTGCGCGGGCAAGGTGAGCTGGAAGTGCGCGCGGGCTGTCCCCGCACAGGCTATTCACACGAGCGTGTGACCCTCGCGCGTAGCTAA
- the dusB gene encoding tRNA dihydrouridine synthase DusB: MDAIYQNEVNSEVKPAKSGEFQPLQLGDLQVWPPVVLAPMAGVTNYPFRAICREFGAGLYVSEMITARPLVEGRDKTLKLADFGPDETPRSLQLYGVDPHYVGEAVKRLIGEGRVDHIDMNFGCPVRKVTRKGGGAAIPVKPRLLRNIVRAAVSNAERIPVTIKFRIGINEEHHTFLDTGRIAQDEGCAAVGLHARTAAQLYDGEARWDAIGTLKSELSIPVLGNGDIWEAEDALRMMRMTGCDGVIVGRGCLGRPWLFRDLAQIFEGKRPENPPNLGQVMAIMLRHAELLASWFGERMAVRSFRKHTTWYTKGFRGSAALRGSFMKIESIEDLRRIASGVDGDQVFPPSAMRVPRGKSSGTQQVALPDGYLDDLEDDTPPGAEAEDATSGG; this comes from the coding sequence ATGGACGCGATCTACCAAAACGAAGTCAACAGCGAGGTCAAGCCGGCGAAGAGCGGTGAGTTTCAGCCGCTGCAGCTTGGTGACCTCCAGGTGTGGCCCCCCGTCGTGCTCGCGCCGATGGCGGGAGTCACGAACTATCCGTTTCGCGCGATCTGCCGCGAGTTTGGCGCCGGGCTCTATGTCAGCGAGATGATCACGGCGAGACCGCTGGTAGAAGGCCGTGACAAGACCCTGAAGCTTGCAGACTTTGGACCGGACGAGACGCCGCGCAGCCTGCAGCTCTACGGTGTGGATCCCCACTATGTGGGCGAAGCGGTCAAGCGCCTGATCGGTGAAGGGCGCGTCGATCACATCGACATGAACTTCGGTTGCCCCGTGCGCAAGGTGACGCGTAAAGGCGGCGGCGCCGCGATCCCCGTCAAGCCGCGCTTGCTTCGCAACATCGTACGCGCCGCGGTGAGCAACGCGGAGCGCATCCCGGTTACGATCAAATTCCGCATAGGAATTAACGAGGAGCACCACACGTTTCTGGACACGGGCCGAATCGCGCAAGATGAAGGCTGCGCTGCGGTCGGCCTGCACGCCCGCACCGCAGCTCAGCTCTACGACGGTGAAGCACGCTGGGACGCAATCGGCACACTGAAGAGCGAACTCAGCATTCCCGTGCTGGGCAACGGCGACATCTGGGAGGCTGAAGACGCCCTACGCATGATGCGTATGACCGGATGCGACGGGGTGATCGTCGGGCGTGGGTGCCTGGGACGCCCCTGGTTGTTCCGCGACCTGGCGCAGATCTTCGAAGGCAAGCGCCCAGAGAATCCCCCGAACTTGGGTCAAGTGATGGCGATCATGCTGCGCCACGCCGAGCTCTTGGCGTCTTGGTTCGGCGAACGCATGGCGGTGCGCTCCTTTCGCAAGCACACCACTTGGTACACCAAGGGCTTTCGAGGTAGCGCTGCCCTGCGCGGCAGCTTCATGAAGATCGAGAGCATCGAGGATCTGCGGCGCATCGCGAGTGGCGTCGACGGGGACCAGGTCTTCCCACCGAGCGCGATGCGGGTTCCGCGCGGCAAGAGTTCGGGTACTCAGCAGGTCGCGCTCCCCGACGGATATCTGGACGACCTAGAGGACGACACGCCGCCCGGGGCGGAGGCTGAGGACGCGACCAGCGGCGGCTGA